Proteins found in one Lates calcarifer isolate ASB-BC8 linkage group LG8, TLL_Latcal_v3, whole genome shotgun sequence genomic segment:
- the prps1b gene encoding ribose-phosphate pyrophosphokinase 1 isoform X2 has product MPNIKIFSGSSHPDLSQKIADRLGLELGKVVTKKFSNQETCVEIGESVRGEDVYIVQSGCGEINDNLMELLIMINACKIASASRVTAVIPCFPYARQDKKDKSRAPISAKLVANMLSVSGADHIITMDLHASQIQGFFDIPVDNLYAEPAVLKWIKENIPEWKNCIIVSPDAGGAKRVTSIADRLNVDFALIHKERKKANEVDRMVLVGDVTDRVAILVDDMADTCGTICHAADKLISAGATKVYAILTHGIFSGPAISRINNACFEAVVVTNTIPQEEKMKHCPKIQVIDISMILAEAIRRTHNGESVSYLFSHVPL; this is encoded by the exons ATGCCgaatattaaaatattcagcGGTAGCTCACATCCGGACCTGTCTCAGAAAATAGCAGACCGCCTGGGTCTCGAGCTGGGGAAGGTTGTTACCAAGAAATTTAGCAACCAAGAAACATG CGTGGAGATAGGGGAGAGCGTACGTGGAGAAGATGTCTACATCGTGCAGAGCGGCTGTGGGGAGATCAATGACAATTTGATGGAGCTGCTGATCATGATCAACGCCTGCAAGATTGCCTCAGCCTCCAGGGTCACGGCCGTCATCCCCTGCTTTCCGTACGCCCGGCAAGACAAGAAGGACAAG AGCCGTGCTCCTATCTCTGCCAAGCTGGTGGCCAACATGTTGTCAGTGTCGGGGGCTGACCATATCATTACCATGGACTTGCACGCTTCACAGATACAG GGATTCTTTGATATCCCCGTTGATAACTTGTATGCAGAGCCAGCTGTGCTGAAGTGGATCAAAGAAAACATCCCAGAATGGAAAAATTGTATCATTGTCTCACCTGATGCAGGAGGAGCCAAGAG GGTCACCTCGATAGCAGACAGGCTGAATGTGGACTTTGCTCTTATTcacaaggagaggaaaaaagcaaacgAGGTAGACCGCATGGTTCTCGTCGGAGATGTGACAGATCGGGTCGCCATTCTAGTGGATGACATGGCCGACACATGCGGCACAATCTGTCATGCTGCTGACAA ACTAATTTCTGCTGGTGCCACCAAGGTGTATGCCATCCTAACCCATGGCATCTTCTCTGGTCCAGCTATTTCACGCATCAACAATGCCTGCTTTGAAGCTGTGGTGGTCACCAATACAATCCCTCAGGAGGAAAAGATGAAACATTGTCCCAAAATACAG gtCATTGACATCTCCATGATCCTTGCAGAGGCCATCCGTAGAACTCACAACGGCGAGTCTGTGTCGTACCTATTCAGCCATGTCCCCTTGTAA
- the tmsb1 gene encoding thymosin beta 1, whose product MRDRASVSMLACRRACCLYLNCWLCTDYTQTHLTCRGHSRRASLHQKSSKMGDSNPVNQEVEQFNKQQLRKTETREKIHKPTKEEIEEEKKAMKDEK is encoded by the exons atgagagacagagcatCGGTGTCCATGTTGGCGTGCAGAAGGGCGTGTTGTCTCTATTTAAACTGTTGGCTTTGCACGGATTACACGCAGACGCATCTTACCTGTAGAGGACATTCTCGCCGCGCATCCCTGCACCAG aAATCTTCCAAAATGGGTGACAGCAATCCAGTCAATCAGGAGGTCGAGCAGTTTAACAAGCAACAGCTAAGAAAGACTGAAACACGTGAAAAAATCCACAAGCCAACCAAAGAGG AAattgaagaggagaagaaagccaTGAAAGATGAGAAGTAA
- the prps1b gene encoding ribose-phosphate pyrophosphokinase 1 isoform X1 produces the protein MPNIKIFSGSSHPDLSQKIADRLGLELGKVVTKKFSNQETCVEIGESVRGEDVYIVQSGCGEINDNLMELLIMINACKIASASRVTAVIPCFPYARQDKKDKVGSRAPISAKLVANMLSVSGADHIITMDLHASQIQGFFDIPVDNLYAEPAVLKWIKENIPEWKNCIIVSPDAGGAKRVTSIADRLNVDFALIHKERKKANEVDRMVLVGDVTDRVAILVDDMADTCGTICHAADKLISAGATKVYAILTHGIFSGPAISRINNACFEAVVVTNTIPQEEKMKHCPKIQVIDISMILAEAIRRTHNGESVSYLFSHVPL, from the exons ATGCCgaatattaaaatattcagcGGTAGCTCACATCCGGACCTGTCTCAGAAAATAGCAGACCGCCTGGGTCTCGAGCTGGGGAAGGTTGTTACCAAGAAATTTAGCAACCAAGAAACATG CGTGGAGATAGGGGAGAGCGTACGTGGAGAAGATGTCTACATCGTGCAGAGCGGCTGTGGGGAGATCAATGACAATTTGATGGAGCTGCTGATCATGATCAACGCCTGCAAGATTGCCTCAGCCTCCAGGGTCACGGCCGTCATCCCCTGCTTTCCGTACGCCCGGCAAGACAAGAAGGACAAGGTGGGG AGCCGTGCTCCTATCTCTGCCAAGCTGGTGGCCAACATGTTGTCAGTGTCGGGGGCTGACCATATCATTACCATGGACTTGCACGCTTCACAGATACAG GGATTCTTTGATATCCCCGTTGATAACTTGTATGCAGAGCCAGCTGTGCTGAAGTGGATCAAAGAAAACATCCCAGAATGGAAAAATTGTATCATTGTCTCACCTGATGCAGGAGGAGCCAAGAG GGTCACCTCGATAGCAGACAGGCTGAATGTGGACTTTGCTCTTATTcacaaggagaggaaaaaagcaaacgAGGTAGACCGCATGGTTCTCGTCGGAGATGTGACAGATCGGGTCGCCATTCTAGTGGATGACATGGCCGACACATGCGGCACAATCTGTCATGCTGCTGACAA ACTAATTTCTGCTGGTGCCACCAAGGTGTATGCCATCCTAACCCATGGCATCTTCTCTGGTCCAGCTATTTCACGCATCAACAATGCCTGCTTTGAAGCTGTGGTGGTCACCAATACAATCCCTCAGGAGGAAAAGATGAAACATTGTCCCAAAATACAG gtCATTGACATCTCCATGATCCTTGCAGAGGCCATCCGTAGAACTCACAACGGCGAGTCTGTGTCGTACCTATTCAGCCATGTCCCCTTGTAA
- the LOC108882910 gene encoding solute carrier family 25 member 53, with protein sequence MTGSRDEEPSMVHLQSYLHGGTSSLLSTIPTLIVFPVYKTVFRQQIDNTSVHQAVGQLYKEGPVKLYRGVAPPLLMRTLNGTLLFGLQDTLLRQLSLSPQNIISTSALPALAGFGAGIVEAVVFTPFERVQNVLQNGQNDRHLPTLKTVLVRLKAQRLALGYYRGFLPITARNTLGSSLYFGLKGPICTVVAGQGLSPLASSFISGTLTSMAISLTLYPLSVLVANMQAQVGGEVKGVMACWRMLWHSRERSMVLLYRGGSLVILRSCITWGITTAIYDRQEKRSG encoded by the coding sequence ATGACAGGAAGTCGAGATGAAGAGCCCTCAATGGTCCATTTACAGAGCTACTTGCACGGAGGGACCTCCAGCTTGCTGTCCACCATCCCCACCCTCATTGTCTTTCCTGTTTACAAGACAGTTTTCCGGCAACAAATCGACAACACCTCAGTTCACCAGGCAGTGGGACAGCTCTACAAAGAGGGACCTGTAAAGCTCTACAGGGGCGTGGCCCCACCTTTACTGATGAGGACCCTGAATGGCACGCTGCTTTTTGGCCTGCAGGACACCCTCCTCCGCCAGCTCTCCCTGTCGCCCCAAAATATCATCTCCACCTCTGCCCTGCCTGCTCTGGCTGGGTTTGGCGCAGGTATAGTAGAAGCTGTGGTGTTTACCCCCTTTGAGCGTGTCCAAAACGTGTTGCAGAACGGCCAGAACGACCGCCACCTACCCACCCTGAAGACTGTTCTAGTCAGGCTGAAGGCACAGAGGCTGGCCTTAGGGTACTACAGAGGCTTTCTGCCCATCACAGCTCGCAACACCCTAGGCAGCTCCCTCTACTTTGGCCTGAAGGGACCCATATGTACTGTTGTGGCCGGACAGGGGCTTTCTCCACTggcctcctccttcatctcagGGACACTGACTTCCATGGCGATCAGCTTGACTCTGtaccctctctctgtgttggtggcaaacatgcaggcacaggtgggaggagaggtgaaAGGGGTCATGGCTTGTTGGAGGATGCTGTGGCACTCTCGGGAGCGGAGCATGGTGCTGCTGTACAGAGGGGGTTCCCTTGTTATTTTGAGATCGTGCATCACATGGGGAATCACCACTGCCATCTATGACAGACAGGAGAAACGTTCAGGCTAA
- the zgc:66447 gene encoding SLAIN motif-containing protein-like has product MVVPDSASVVPQPDNGSPTGLTESSKSGGEEEEEGGQDLAGVELEEVRKLQELVRRLEVQNETLRNRGSKTIIHRGASSNSNLTAAANINERLACEGVTNSQRLRLEHSGELGRTDFELSPPQDSSSGEEMSPLPVASRLEEEDEEEELEEEHRGPCGGFLTLTCSNGAGEAQGQSQTPESPSQESYESETLAESDSGVDQTALDEVDVLDLEDECAEVEDEDSWLYVSPKKQVADPGPESPLKWCRQVLDHRSPETELACRTLISRLDQSSRWRNMYSSPSAEAGSASSAGSGLISPGYHKSTNKSLLTCGSSGATSMHSALSSQSSIDSELSTSDDSISMGYKLQDLTDVQIMARLQEESLRQDYASSSASASRRSSTASLQSLRRGGTYSDQEFDSYSLEDEEDEFCSMPQRRHRFTPSPLGSPRCLSPSTSNHGQEYSSRLGAPRTRTPRRSLQGPSAELLKFAKSEEELRHSMPNLAPRTSLRSLEAVRNSRSMEANLQSSGNRMSHLTHSPSTGMACSRLRSNGQSPLSLRTPVKAVTPVGTIAAGRQPPRGLPVIQGPPAGGGRRVQSPGSANGGPYIPGRASAGAARSAVGRGQAVPSASTRSKLSQPPRRSLGMTKISDESWKDGCY; this is encoded by the exons ATGGTGGTCCCGGACAGTGCCAGCGTGGTCCCCCAGCCTGACAATGGCAGTCCCACTGGCCTCACAGAGAGCTCCAAGTCCGGGggcgaggaggaagaggaggggggtcaAGACCTGGCAggggtggagctggaggaggtcCGAAAGCTGCAGGAGCTCGTTCGTAGGCTGGAGGTCCAGAACGAGACTTTGCGCAACAGGGGGAGCAAGACCATCATCCACAGAGGtgccagcagcaacagcaacctCACAGCCGCCGCCAATATCAATGAGAGGCTAGCTTGTGAAGGGGTGACAAACTCTCAACGCCTCAGGTTGGAGCACAGCGGCGAGCTGGGCCGGACAGACTTTGAGCTGTCACCTCCACAGGACAGCAGCAGCGGCGAGGAGATGTCGCCTCTGCCTGTGGCCAGCAggctggaggaagaggacgaagaggaggagTTGGAAGAGGAACATCGGGGTCCGTGTGGGGGCTTCCTCACCTTGACCTGCAGCAATGGTGCGGGAGAGGCACAGGGGCAAAGCCAGACACCAGAGAGCCCCTCTCAAGAAAGTTATGAGTCAGAGACACTTGCGGAGAGCGACTCAGGGGTGGACCAAACTGCACTGGATGAGGTGGATGTCCTAGATTTGGAGGATGAGTGTGCAGAAGTAGAGGACGAGGACAGCTG GTTGTATGTGTCTCCTAAAAAGCAAGTAGCAGATCCGGGCCCAGAGTCTCCATTGAAATGGTGTCGGCAGGTTCTTGACCACCGCAGCCCAGAGACAGAATTGGCTTGTCGGACCCTGATCAGCCGTTTGGACCAGT CATCTCGATGGCGGAACATGTACAGCAGCCCGTCAGCAGAGGCAGGCTCAGCAAGCTCGGCAGGCTCAGGCCTGATCTCTCCTGGGTACCACAAATCAACTAACAAATCCCTACTAACCTGTGGCAGCTCAG GTGCCACAAGCATGCACTCAGCCCTCAGCTCTCAGTCCTCTATAGACAGTGAGCTCAGCACATCAGATGACTCCATCTCTATGGGCTACAAGCTGCAGGATCTCACAGATGTTCAGATCATGGCTCGGCTGCAGGAAGAGA GTCTCAGGCAAGATTATGCTTCCAGCTCAGCGTCTGCATCACGCCGGAGCTCCACAGCATCTCTGCAGTCCCTGCGCCGGGGTGGCACCTACAGCGACCAGGAATTTGACAGCTACAGCCTGGAAGACGAAGAGGACGAGTTTTGCTCTATGCCCCAGCGGCGACATCGCTTCACCCCCTCGCCCTTAGGGTCACCCCGGTGCCTGTCTCCCTCCACATCCAACCACGGTCAGGAATACAGCAGCCGACTCGGGGCCCCACGCACAAGAACACCCAGACGATCTCTCCAGGGCCCCagtgcagagctgctgaaatTTGCCAAGAGTGAGG AGGAGTTGAGGCACAGCATGCCAAATCTGGCCCCCCGCACCAGCCTACGTTCCCTGGAGGCAGTCAGAAACAGCCGCAGCATGGAGGCTAACCTCCAGAGCTCTGGCAACCGCATGTCCCATCTGACTCACTCCCCCTCCACAG GTATGGCTTGTAGTCGGCTGCGTAGCAACGGCCAGTCTCCGCTCTCCCTGCGGACTCCAGTTAAAGCCGTCACTCCGGTGGGCACCATAGCAGCTGGTCGTCAGCCTCCAAGAGGTCTGCCTGTCATCCAAGGGCCGCCTGCAGGAGGGGGCCGCAGGGTCCAGTCCCCAGGCTCTGCCAACGGTGGACCCTATATACCTGGGAGAGCATCAGCTGGAGCGGCAAGATCTGCCGTGGGCCGCGGACAGGCTGTGCCATCAGCATCCACCAGGAGTAAACTCTCACAGCCCCCCAGGAG GTCTTTGGGCATGACTAAAATCTCAGATGAATCCTGGAAAGATGGCTGTTACTGA